One segment of Vibrio orientalis CIP 102891 = ATCC 33934 DNA contains the following:
- a CDS encoding glycine cleavage system protein R, which translates to MNSTFIVNFVGKATPATIKQLAAITHENDGKWLISKVNFIEDQVAAVIKIELPSDNAQLVKDAFSSHPDLLVQITESDLYSHSADTIYQLRLDSNDRAGIVNEITHVLDGQGISILDMDCQRVFIAGGGGVSSSLFTANIAMRLPTEVLIDDVAKELEALSEDTRVMVEA; encoded by the coding sequence ATGAACAGCACATTCATTGTAAACTTTGTCGGTAAAGCAACCCCAGCAACCATTAAACAACTTGCAGCCATCACACACGAAAATGATGGGAAATGGCTAATAAGCAAAGTCAACTTCATCGAAGATCAGGTTGCAGCCGTTATTAAAATCGAATTACCTTCTGATAACGCTCAATTAGTAAAAGATGCGTTTTCTTCTCACCCCGATTTACTGGTACAGATTACAGAATCAGATTTGTATAGCCACAGTGCGGACACGATTTACCAGCTACGACTCGATTCCAATGACCGTGCGGGTATCGTCAATGAAATTACGCACGTGCTTGATGGTCAAGGTATTAGTATCTTAGATATGGATTGCCAACGCGTTTTCATCGCGGGTGGAGGTGGTGTGAGTTCGAGTCTATTTACGGCCAATATCGCCATGCGTCTTCCGACTGAAGTGCTCATCGACGACGTTGCAAAAGAGTTAGAAGCATTGAGCGAAGATACTCGCGTTATGGTTGAAGCTTAA